DNA from Danaus plexippus chromosome 30, MEX_DaPlex, whole genome shotgun sequence:
ACGAACAACACTTTAGTCCTAGTATTATACTTAAAGACTCAGTCGCCACTAACTTTAGATACGCCCtctctattatatattaattctaaatcgAGAAGTCAATGTATACGTCTCATATCTCGAtagaaatttgttatataagtttaaattctcCCTCCACCAGCGAGTTCCTGGTGAACGCAATGGACGCGGCGGAGCTCCGCCAGTCCGTGCGTCGCGCGCGTCGCTGGGCGGCGCCCCCGCCCGCCTCGCCCGCTCCGCCCTCGCTGACGGGCTCGCCCAGAGACTCCGACGACGACGAGGTGGGTGGTGTAAGATATAAGCTAGAATGGATTCGTTATATTTGTCTGGCTGGAAGTACACACGTTCCGTCGCTAGGTGTCGACTCCGTCCGGGGACAACGCCGACCGCAACCCGCTGTCGGGGTCGTGCGAGTCGCTGGACACGGTCGGCAGAAGAGAGAAATACATCAAGTCTGCCTTCGACAGCCTCAGCGGGGTGGACGGAGACACGCCGCAAGCTGGTCGGTATATATaacacacgaacacacacacacacgcacacacttATATATAACTGACTATCCATATCCGCTGCTACACGAGGCGACAGTCTTAATAACTTAGCAAATACCCGCTTGAACGGGAAATAAAAGCATAATCATCGTAAGCTGAGGCGTCGCCGCGTCGGTTCAAacgaaaatcattaaaatcacGAACTGAATAAGAAAAGATGATTTTACTCAGctgatgtattattttgtagaGCCACGTCTACACGCGTGACCCGAGCTCGATCACTTGACATGAATCTTGATGTACAAACTAGTATATATTCCAGGCAACAGGTCGCTGTCCTCGCAGCACCGCGCCCCGCGGGACCCTGACGCCGCCCGGAGGAGGGAGGAGCTGCAGCGGAGGATACACGAGACCAGGAGACAGCTGGAGACGGTGAGGAGGGGGTGGATGATTGGATGAATGTAGAGAGGCAACTGGGTGCCCATGATGGTGGGCCAAACTCGCTGGAAGCTTTGCGTTTCATATCTGACCTTTTTGAATGAGGATCCACCGGCGTGTCTGTGATTAGTTTCTTTGATCATGAATTTGTGGAGTGAAATCTGTTGAGGAAGTATGTTCGGGACCGATCTCAGGAGGTATTTTTCTGATAGGAATTGAACTTTGATCTATATTTCGAAgtttctgttatttatcatctaacTTCTAGTTTGTCCGTGGACTTGATgctatttatacaaatatcatatatttctgatctctttaaacttattattataagtttcgtGTTTGTGTGCGCCGGAACTAGTTggaagataataatatacattgaaCAACACCAGGTGGCGTTTCGATCGAATCTTAAATCGAGCCAGTCGACGACGGATCTGTCGTACATCCCGGAGAAAGATGGCTCCCGGCGAACTAGACCGCTGTCTATGGCCGTGACGAGCAATAACAGACAATTTGGTAAGTCTATAGTTAGTTGTAAAACATAACGGAGACGTTTGAAAGTTTTAACGACCAGAACAGGCGCATATATTTGTACGGAAAATAATCTGTATCACAGCGGAGCGAACAGACACCCGTGATGTCACGCCGCGTGCATTTGTcacatattttctattcattCCTCTAAAACCTGAGTACATCGAAACAAGTCCATTGTGGGAGTCGCGCGAGACTCGCCAACACCACGCCTAACCAATCGCTAGGAAccattcataactaatatcATGCCATCACTAACCAAATACTGTTATTCCCTTATGCTGGCCAGGACTCACTAAAGCCCAAATATGTCCCGAGGACAATATGGACAGCTTGAATTATTTCGATAGTCTGAATTATCAGAATCTGGACTATCGAAGTAAAAACCCCTACGCCATACCCGCGAAtctaaatcataatataataccgGAGTACTTTGGCCGCGCACCGCCGAGTGTCCCGCCGCGCGCGCCCGCCGGCAGGCACGCGGACCTGCCGCAGCAGAAGCCGACGGCTGTGAAGGAAAATCAAAAGCCCCTAGCGTTCACCATAGACATGAAGAAACCGGTCTCTAAGGTTTTCACCAGGCTGTTCCCGACGCCCGCAGACGAAAAGGAACCGCCCAAACTACCGCCGAGGAATTTCCATTTGAACCTAAACGAGAAGCCTCAGCTGAAAAGTCCCAAGCCCAACGCTCGgagtatattcaaaaattacaaatccTGTCCAGTGTCGCCGGTGTCCGAGGAGTGCAAGTGGGCGGATAAAGTGGAACAGAGTCAGGGCAAGGGCAACGACACAGACAGGCAGAGAGCGGACGCCAAGAAGAGGAACTCGCTGAGCTTCTTCGTTGGTCTGGATAAAGCGAAAGACAGCAGGAGCATTGTGGACACTATAAAGAGTGACACGGAGAAAATGATAGCGGAAATAACGAGGAAGTACGGAGATCTAGACGAGTACGAACCGGGGCTGCATGAGGACTTAGATCTGCAGCCGACCAAGGAGGTCGACGATAAGGACGACGGAAACTTCTCGTCAGACTCACTAGAGGACTGCAGTCTCAGTCAGGACGTTAGCTGCAAAAATAAACTTCTGTCCAAGAAGATATGTAAGAAACATAACAAAGCGAGAGGCGGCCTGCCGAGGCGAGCCGTGTCcaactatgaaatatatggCGCGTACGATCAGCCAGCGGGTCCCTTGAGACTCGGCGGGTCGGAGAAGAGTTCGACGTTGCCGCGTAACATGCCGTCGAATCTAGACAACATCGTAGATGAAGACGCGAACCTCACTTGTGCGATGTACAGGTGTCAGAGCGTGCTGACCAAGCGATGCGTCACCAGGTCGAACGAGTCGGTCCTCAGCGATCATTCTAACTGCTCGAGTGTTTCCAACGAGATATTCCTCAAGTACGGCAACGAAGCCTCCTTCCAGCAAGCCAAGTTCGCAGACAGCCGATACAATCTGAACGGTTCTCAGAACTGTTCGTTCGAGAACCTCAACGAACCGGACATGAGTTACTTGGAGAACCACAGACACAGCAGCGCCAGTTTCTTCCTGAATCagaagaaatatatgaaaaacagcTGCAGCCAGGAGTCCGTGCTGTCCGACGAATATCTGGACAACGACATGCAGATGTCGCGGACCAACTGCAACTCATTGGAGAGTGTTCTCTCCGACGACTCCGAATGCACGAAGAGCGCGCCTCTAGAAATGTTGTTCGAGGCCGCGAAACCAGGccgtcataaaaataaatgtgctGGAGTGACCAACAGCCAAAGTTGCTACGAATTCGACAATCAATCGAAGAGTTACGGCTCCAGTCCGAATAATGTTCAGTATTTGACCGGatatatgtacaataattACTTCCAAGAACCTTCTAGTCCGCGGGCGGATTACAAAGAACCCAATACGGTGGTAGCGTCTAAACCTCCGATAAACAAAGTCTACGGCTTCGACATACCGACAGGAGAATTCTCAGGACATAAAACAGTCACTCGCTCTAAAAGCTTATACGATTCGTCGTCGAAGCAACCTCCGCCAGCAAAAAATATAGCGTATTACTTCGACGGGAACAACATACAGCAATATAAAGCGGAAACTAAAAAAGACGAGATACCACGATTGAGTAAAGTAGACGAGATTCCTCGGCTGAATAGAGTCGACTATATGGCGAGCACCAGCAAGTCACTTCAACCGAAATTCGCTGATAAACACAAGTACAGGAGTGAAATGGAAGGCTGTGACAACAATGCGATGGTGAAGTCTAAGAGCTGCAGCTTCGAGGTGGTGCTGGAACCGGCCTCGAAGCCGAATCCCTTGAAGAATTTAATGGAAAAACGAAATTCACACGTCAAGAAAAATCTACAGAAGTTCGAGGAACAAATACGAAAGAGCTCTCAGAGTAAAGTTAGTAAAAACCAGCTCAATAAAGAAAAGGCTAACGTAGCCAAATATAACAATGCCACGAAAAGCCTGGAGAGGGATTCCGGACAAAAGATCGGCTACACTAAAATAACTATGGAATTCGTACCGCACAAGCCGCCCAAGCCGATCAAGAGAACGTCTTCTGTTAAAATGAATAACCGACTGAAGGCTGGCTTAGAAAAATCTACCTACAGCTCGTCCATATCCTCACAGTACAAAGCGAAGTTAGATGGTTTACAGAACAAGAACTACATCTCGAACAGGAAACAGGAAGACAAGAATTCCAACGTCGAAGACCCTTCGGACAGCACGGAGAGAACGTTCGACGTATTCGTCAAGGAGAAAGATATTAACGAAAATAGATCCGAGATACAAATGGACAGCTTGGAAGTTTATGCGATGCAGAGAATAGAAAGGATGAATCAGGTGAGCATGGACTCCCTGGACGTCATAGAAGACAATCACGACTTCGCCAAAGACTCGTTGGACTACTACGGAGACCaagataacaaatattataataaggtcGTTAAAGACaaatctaatattaattacgtcAAAAATGAATTAGACAAGCCCTGCAACAGCGGGCACCACATCGCGTCCAAAGAAAACATAGCGCCGGGATTCAGCGACGAGGTGAAGAAGTTTAAATACATCGAAC
Protein-coding regions in this window:
- the LOC133319814 gene encoding uncharacterized protein LOC133319814, with the translated sequence MDSLNYFDSLNYQNLDYRSKNPYAIPANLNHNIIPEYFGRAPPSVPPRAPAGRHADLPQQKPTAVKENQKPLAFTIDMKKPVSKVFTRLFPTPADEKEPPKLPPRNFHLNLNEKPQLKSPKPNARSIFKNYKSCPVSPVSEECKWADKVEQSQGKGNDTDRQRADAKKRNSLSFFVGLDKAKDSRSIVDTIKSDTEKMIAEITRKYGDLDEYEPGLHEDLDLQPTKEVDDKDDGNFSSDSLEDCSLSQDVSCKNKLLSKKICKKHNKARGGLPRRAVSNYEIYGAYDQPAGPLRLGGSEKSSTLPRNMPSNLDNIVDEDANLTCAMYRCQSVLTKRCVTRSNESVLSDHSNCSSVSNEIFLKYGNEASFQQAKFADSRYNLNGSQNCSFENLNEPDMSYLENHRHSSASFFLNQKKYMKNSCSQESVLSDEYLDNDMQMSRTNCNSLESVLSDDSECTKSAPLEMLFEAAKPGRHKNKCAGVTNSQSCYEFDNQSKSYGSSPNNVQYLTGYMYNNYFQEPSSPRADYKEPNTVVASKPPINKVYGFDIPTGEFSGHKTVTRSKSLYDSSSKQPPPAKNIAYYFDGNNIQQYKAETKKDEIPRLSKVDEIPRLNRVDYMASTSKSLQPKFADKHKYRSEMEGCDNNAMVKSKSCSFEVVLEPASKPNPLKNLMEKRNSHVKKNLQKFEEQIRKSSQSKVSKNQLNKEKANVAKYNNATKSLERDSGQKIGYTKITMEFVPHKPPKPIKRTSSVKMNNRLKAGLEKSTYSSSISSQYKAKLDGLQNKNYISNRKQEDKNSNVEDPSDSTERTFDVFVKEKDINENRSEIQMDSLEVYAMQRIERMNQVSMDSLDVIEDNHDFAKDSLDYYGDQDNKYYNKVVKDKSNINYVKNELDKPCNSGHHIASKENIAPGFSDEVKKFKYIERKLEIINKLVEMEERKILQEKVLKEFRMRPLRANINDGKGVVKVLSRKFEKLATKQSTVPNFASLTLEEADTDTENSDNKEIKRNLSLPDILDMDQIGLTVGGVDVSNEAGNTNLDVEEEVPETKLNNTFQNVARPLKPLTHRVYNEMVIPKTDVHLDSENYESSTTSSSCTNSPKRISIYGFNRPKTPFRKILRAPTPRVCSETPCYRMRPMLSGPGVRGLFRKLPATPVLPSKFSPLTGWLAWLDVVLCSAFLFSS